A single region of the Actinomycetes bacterium genome encodes:
- a CDS encoding N-6 DNA methylase produces the protein MPPTSLDDSRALVALHENGMDPARRRALGAHYTPAPLARRIVQLAFDELGRMPRMVLDPSCGGGAVLLAAADELVRRGLDPADALTRIAGQDIDADSLEVAREALRRWADENGAMGAGGAQLSVADALTGRPLPAEVDVVVGNPPFSSPLDSTHGAKPGAGRPGAYTDSSALHLLAAVEGVGSGAVVCLLQPQSVLGARDAAPVRESLARTTELCALWATDEQPFDAAVEVCAPVLRRVEEGPHRPTGATKVSLLWRDTPARPIAIDSAGSWSPLLAAALGVPPAAHRDRSSMVSLGERAHCTAGFRDEFYALAAAARDLGPDNTDPAGDARLVTSGMIDPGELRWGQRPRRLAGNSVLRPVVALDDLEAESTRVAQWSRRRLVPKLLVASQTRVIEAVCDTEGDCIPVTPVVSVEPLDDDTPLALLAAVLSAPSSSARLALEVAGTGRSSAALRISASALESIAVPTDPTGVRDAVSAWQVLCAQRASPGGRSWEAVGRRLDRALGFEDPDVVQWWASRLPGRARVRT, from the coding sequence ATGCCCCCCACGAGCCTTGATGATTCCCGCGCGCTCGTCGCGCTGCACGAGAACGGGATGGACCCCGCGCGCCGGCGCGCTCTCGGCGCCCACTACACGCCCGCGCCGCTTGCGCGGCGCATCGTGCAGCTGGCTTTCGACGAACTGGGCCGGATGCCCAGGATGGTGCTCGACCCGAGCTGTGGGGGAGGCGCGGTGCTGTTGGCCGCGGCCGATGAGCTGGTGCGTCGCGGGCTCGATCCGGCCGACGCCCTCACGCGGATCGCAGGCCAGGACATCGATGCCGACTCGCTCGAGGTTGCGCGGGAGGCATTGCGCCGTTGGGCGGACGAGAACGGGGCCATGGGCGCAGGTGGCGCGCAGCTGTCGGTTGCCGACGCCCTGACGGGTCGGCCGTTGCCCGCAGAAGTCGACGTGGTAGTGGGCAATCCGCCGTTCTCGAGCCCGCTCGACTCGACACACGGCGCGAAGCCCGGTGCCGGTCGACCGGGCGCCTACACCGACTCATCGGCGTTGCACCTGCTCGCGGCGGTGGAGGGCGTCGGCTCGGGTGCGGTGGTGTGCCTGTTGCAGCCGCAGTCGGTGCTGGGAGCGCGGGACGCGGCGCCGGTGCGCGAGTCACTGGCCCGAACAACTGAGCTGTGCGCCTTGTGGGCAACCGATGAGCAGCCATTCGACGCGGCAGTCGAGGTCTGCGCACCGGTGCTGAGGCGTGTGGAGGAGGGACCACACAGGCCCACGGGCGCAACGAAGGTCTCCCTGCTGTGGCGTGACACGCCTGCGCGCCCGATCGCCATCGACTCCGCCGGAAGCTGGAGCCCGTTGCTGGCCGCAGCCCTCGGGGTTCCGCCGGCGGCACACCGCGACCGCTCTTCGATGGTCTCGCTGGGAGAGCGGGCGCATTGCACGGCGGGCTTCCGCGACGAGTTCTACGCCCTGGCCGCAGCAGCGCGCGACCTGGGCCCCGACAATACCGACCCTGCGGGCGACGCGCGGCTGGTCACCTCGGGGATGATCGACCCCGGCGAGCTGCGCTGGGGTCAACGGCCACGGCGGTTGGCGGGCAACTCCGTGCTCCGACCCGTCGTGGCGCTCGATGACCTCGAAGCCGAGTCCACCCGTGTGGCCCAGTGGTCGCGCCGCCGCCTCGTGCCCAAGTTGTTGGTGGCCTCACAGACCAGGGTGATCGAGGCCGTGTGCGACACCGAGGGTGACTGCATCCCGGTCACCCCCGTGGTGAGCGTCGAGCCACTCGATGACGACACGCCCCTCGCGTTGCTGGCTGCGGTGCTCTCGGCCCCGTCCAGCAGCGCCCGACTGGCGCTCGAAGTGGCGGGGACCGGACGAAGCAGCGCGGCGTTGCGAATCAGCGCATCGGCACTCGAATCGATCGCCGTGCCCACGGACCCCACAGGGGTGCGCGATGCGGTATCGGCGTGGCAGGTGCTGTGTGCCCAGCGAGCGAGTCCCGGTGGCCGTAGTTGGGAGGCCGTGGGCAGGCGTCTCGACCGCGCCCTCGGCTTCGAGGACCCCGACGTCGTGCAGTGGTGGGCCTCGCGCCTGCCAGGCAGGGCGCGGGTACGCACTTGA